A portion of the Acidimicrobiales bacterium genome contains these proteins:
- the prfB gene encoding peptide chain release factor 2 codes for MRDFSDDLASLRKRVGEAEGYLTIGESRERLAELEAMASAPDLWDDPDQARRVTGEMADRRGDVEVHDQLVVDLSDVETLDEMAREEGDESQEAEIAAAIASLAARLDELELRSLFTGDHDEADAICEIHAGEGGTDAQDWAEMMLRMYLKWAEGRGFATEIDEASAGKEAGLLSATFLVKGRWAYGHLRAEQGVHRLVRISPFDAAARRQTSFASLDVTPFIEDTSGEVDIDDKDLRVDTYRSSGAGGQHVNVTDSAVRITHLPTGIVSSCQNERSQTQNKARAMQVLVAKLVERQREERKAEMEAISGSTSQAAMGNQIRSYVQAPYQLVKDLRTNHETGSVDAVLAGDLDDFMEAYLRWEREHAGST; via the coding sequence GTGCGCGACTTCTCCGACGACCTGGCCTCGCTGCGCAAGCGCGTGGGGGAGGCCGAGGGCTACCTGACCATCGGCGAGAGCCGGGAGCGCCTCGCCGAGCTCGAGGCCATGGCCTCCGCGCCCGACCTCTGGGACGACCCGGACCAGGCGCGCCGGGTGACGGGGGAGATGGCCGACCGGCGCGGCGACGTGGAGGTCCACGACCAGCTGGTGGTCGACCTCTCCGACGTGGAGACGCTCGACGAGATGGCACGCGAGGAGGGCGACGAGTCGCAGGAGGCCGAGATCGCCGCGGCGATCGCCTCCCTCGCCGCCCGCCTCGACGAGCTCGAGCTCCGCTCGCTGTTCACCGGCGATCACGACGAGGCCGACGCCATCTGCGAGATCCACGCCGGCGAGGGCGGGACCGACGCCCAGGACTGGGCCGAGATGATGCTCCGGATGTACCTGAAGTGGGCCGAGGGCCGTGGCTTCGCCACCGAGATCGACGAGGCGTCGGCCGGCAAGGAGGCTGGCCTGCTGTCGGCCACCTTCCTCGTCAAGGGCCGCTGGGCCTACGGGCACCTGCGGGCCGAGCAGGGCGTGCACCGCCTCGTGCGCATCTCGCCCTTCGACGCCGCCGCCCGCCGCCAGACCAGCTTCGCCTCGCTCGACGTCACCCCCTTCATCGAGGACACCTCCGGCGAGGTCGACATCGACGACAAGGACCTCCGCGTCGACACCTACCGCTCCTCGGGCGCCGGCGGCCAGCACGTCAACGTGACCGACTCGGCGGTGCGCATCACCCACCTCCCCACCGGGATCGTCTCCAGCTGCCAGAACGAGCGCAGCCAGACCCAGAACAAGGCACGTGCCATGCAGGTGCTGGTGGCGAAGCTCGTCGAGCGCCAGCGAGAGGAGCGCAAGGCCGAGATGGAGGCCATCTCGGGCTCCACCTCCCAGGCGGCCATGGGCAACCAGATCCGGTCCTACGTCCAGGCGCCGTACCAGCTGGTGAAGGACCTGCGCACCAACCACGAGACCGGCAGCGTCGACGCCGTCCTGGCCGGCGACCTCGACGACTTCATGGAAGCCTACCTCCGCTGGGAGCGGGAGCATGCCGGGTCGACGTGA
- the ftsE gene encoding cell division ATP-binding protein FtsE has translation MIKLENVTKNYKGDVVALRGASADIQKGEFVFLVGPSGSGKSTFIRLLNKEEQPDEGRIWVAGKDIAQLSKWKVPFLRRNIGCIFQDFKLLPSKTVYENVAFALEVIGRPRHVISSQVPAILELVGLAKKMGNLPHELSGGEQQRVSIARAFVNRPLILLADEPTGNLDPTTSVGIMRLLDRINRTGTTVVMATHDRGIVDTMRRRVVELDRGTIVRDQSRGVYA, from the coding sequence ATGATCAAGCTCGAGAACGTCACCAAGAACTACAAGGGCGACGTCGTCGCCCTGCGGGGCGCGTCGGCCGACATCCAGAAGGGCGAGTTCGTCTTCCTCGTCGGCCCCTCTGGCTCGGGCAAGTCCACCTTCATCCGCCTCCTCAACAAGGAGGAGCAGCCCGACGAGGGTCGCATCTGGGTGGCGGGCAAGGACATCGCCCAGCTCAGCAAGTGGAAGGTCCCGTTCCTGCGCCGCAACATCGGCTGCATCTTCCAGGACTTCAAGCTGCTGCCGTCCAAGACCGTCTACGAGAACGTGGCCTTCGCCCTCGAGGTCATCGGTCGTCCGCGCCACGTCATCAGCTCTCAGGTGCCGGCGATCCTCGAGCTCGTCGGCCTGGCCAAGAAGATGGGCAACCTGCCCCACGAGCTGTCCGGTGGCGAGCAGCAGCGGGTGTCGATCGCCCGGGCGTTCGTGAACCGGCCACTGATCCTGCTGGCCGACGAGCCCACCGGCAACCTCGACCCCACCACCTCGGTGGGCATCATGCGCCTGCTCGACCGGATCAACCGCACCGGCACCACCGTGGTGATGGCCACCCACGACCGCGGCATCGTCGACACCATGCGCCGCCGCGTCGTGGAGCTCGACCGCGGCACCATCGTCCGAGACCAGAGCCGCGGGGTCTACGCCTGA